A section of the Oryza sativa Japonica Group chromosome 1, ASM3414082v1 genome encodes:
- the LOC4324795 gene encoding transcription factor LHW isoform X2, with the protein MAGAAPLRDSLRRLCTDVGWSYAVFWRATRAADSQRKLVWGDGHYERAAGAPSISGFEAMDLLLKEKAAALRSGTGRGGGGGEGHAADGAAGHSHDRVDALVHKAMAQQVHVVGEGVIGQAALTGLHRWIVHDIVDECEEEDEVLLEMKGQFCAGIQTIAVIPVLPRGVIQLGSTKMVMEEAAFIDHVRSLFQQLGSSTAVVPCGSFVQDSIMRTPFHKSLGVPTSSHSEDLAGGGNTYNDDMINHQFRHQKSPASTIQSFNPVQQFYAGPTFCRPVTIASRCDLFQPDHGSTFTLNSQSEDNRSTALLKNSVSHSKTSNDAFSHAFNPLNEPNVSISGRRECVSIEQHGSCRNGEMEITIGRTASSSCTGKTNIINKVDDLLSQDCLVGCQASNATSVNRKFQTMSIVDNTKLQDGSYAIPHAALVDSTQYSDCFQSLLGTIQGSSSSNSNAIHVDTSHNAVHGKSNFCPLGDRNAANSSDLAELLASPIPLELTGGNDLFDVLQLQQKPNGSNNSEVNNRQSMPYGSEQAVKSLIGCVDDDFTGLITEADPDQLLDAIVSKIITGHKQNVDTSASCSTTVAGFDRPLHSDCHLYTTGPSSGPIFCNFASVAPVAIKTEGPAAGSRQSSSSIDKSAGCSQTQESYKSQIRLWVENNHSVGSDSLSTGQASDSLSTGQCKRSDEIGKSNRKRSRPGESARPRPKDRQMIQDRIKELREIVPNSAKCSIDTLLEKTIKHMLFLQNVAKHADKLKGSGEPKALHDQHSNFLWSFWRSPGIVSHEEGLLLKDNFEGGATWAFEVGTRSMTCPIIVEDLNPPRQMLVEMLCKERGIFLEIADQIRGLGLTILKGVMEVRKDKIWARFAVEANKDVTRMEIFLSLVHLLEPSTGSSILSAGVENTSLPRDSFFPSSIPASGFSNCL; encoded by the exons ATGGCGGGCGCCGCCCCGCTGCGCgactccctccgccgcctctgcaCCGACGTCGGCTGGTCCTACGCCGTCTTCTGGAGGGCCACCCGCGCCGCCGACTCCCAGCG GAAATTGGTGTGGGGGGATGGGCACTATGAGCGGGCGGCCGGAGCGCCGTCGATCTCCGGCTTCGAGGCCATGGACCTGCTGCTCAAGGAGAAGGCCGCGGCGTTGCGGAGCGGCAccgggcgcggtggtggcggcggcgaggggcacGCGGCTGATGGCGCCGCGGGACACAGCCATGACAGGGTGGACGCGCTCGTGCACAAGGCCATGGCGCAACAGGTCCACGTCGTGGGAGAAGG GGTGATTGGTCAGGCTGCACTGACAGGGTTGCATCGGTGGATCGTTCACGATATTGTTGATGAgtgtgaggaagaagatgag GTATTGCTAGAGATGAAGGGCCAGTTTTGTGCAGGAATACAG ACAATTGCAGTGATACCTGTCCTTCCACGAGGCGTTATTCAGCTTGGCTCCACAAAAATG GTTATGGAGGAAGCAGCATTTATAGATCATGTCAGATCTTTGTTTCAGCAGCTGGGTAGTTCAACTGCAGTTGTTCCGTGTGGTTCCTTTGTACAAGATTCGATTATGAGAACTCCATTTCACAAATCACTTGGTGTGCCTACCTCTTCGCACTCGGAAGACCTTGCTGGTGGTGGAAATACTTATAATGATGACATGATTAACCACCAGTTCAGGCATCAGAAGTCACCAGCCTCGACAATTCAGTCATTTAACCCTGTACAACAGTTCTATGCTGGGCCTACTTTCTGTCGTCCAGTAACTATTGCATCACGTTGTGATCTCTTCCAACCTGACCATGGATCAACCTTTACTTTGAACAGTCAGTCAGAGGACAATAGATCGACAGCTTTACTCAAAAATAGTGTTTCACATTCTAAAACATCAAATGATGCCTTTTCACACGCTTTTAACCCCCTCAATGAACCCAACGTCTCCATTTCAGGCAGAAGAGAGTGTGTAAGCATAGAACAACATGGTTCTTGCCGTAATGGAGAAATGGAAATAACAATAGGCCGCACTGCTTCTTCAAGTTGTACAGGCAAAACAAATATTATCAATAAAGTGGATGATTTGCTGAGTCAGGATTGTTTGGTAGGTTGTCAGGCAAGCAATGCCACATCTGTGAACAGAAAGTTTCAGACAATGTCCATTGTTGATAATACAAAGCTTCAAGATGGTTCTTATGCAATTCCACATGCTGCACTTGTTGACTCTACCCAATATTCAGACTGCTTTCAATCGCTTCTTGGCACAATCCAAGGTAGTTCTTCCAGCAATTCAAATGCAATTCATGTGGATACTTCTCATAATGCTGTCCATGGAAAGAGTAACTTTTGCCCTTTAGGAGATAGGAATGCTGCTAATTCAAGTGACTTGGCTGAACTTCTGGCATCGCCAATACCATTAGAGTTGACTGGGGGAAACGATTTGTTTGATGTACTGCAACTTCAGCAGAAGCCAAATGGTTCAAATAATAGTGAAGTAAACAATCGTCAATCAATGCCTTATGGTTCAGAGCAAGCTGTTAAGTCTCTGATTGGATGTGTGGATGATGATTTCACTGGATTGATCACAGAAGCTGATCCAGACCAGCTCCTGGATGCAATAGTTTCAAAGATAATCACAGGGCACAAGCAGAACGTGGATACCAGTGCTTCTTGTAGTACTACAGTGGCAGGCTTTGACAGACCACTTCATTCTGATTGCCACCTATATACCACAGGACCATCATCAGGGCCAATATTTTGTAATTTTGCCAGTGTTGCTCCTGTAGCAATTAAAACTGAAGGGCCTGCTGCAGGTTCCAGGCAATCATCTTCTAGTATAGATAAATCTGCAGGATGCTCTCAGACACAGGAAAGTTACAAATCACAGATAAGGCTTTGGGTTGAGAATAACCATAGTGTAGGATCAGATAGTCTTTCAACTGGACAAGCATCTGACAGTCTTTCAACTGGACAGTGTAAAAGGAGTGATGAAATAGGTAAATCAAACCGAAAGAGATCTAGACCAGGGGAGAGTGCAAGACCGAGGCCTAAAGATCGGCAAATGATTCAAGACCGTATAAAGGAGCTTCGTGAAATAGTACCTAACAGTGCAAAG TGTAGCATTGATACATTACTGGAGAAGACCATTAAGCATATGCTTTTCTTGCAAAATGTTGCAAAGCATGCTGATAAGTTGAAGGGATCTGGGGAGCCAAAG GCATTACATGATCAACATTCAAATTTCCTATGGTCCTTTTGGAGATCTCCTGGA ATTGTTAGTCATGAAGAAGGTTTGCTCTTGAAAGATAACTTTGAAGGTGGTGCAACCTGGGCCTTTGAAGTTGGTACGCGATCTATGACATGTCCAATCATAgtagaggatctcaatccacCCCGTCAAATGCTTGTGGAG ATGCTTTGTAAAGAGAGAGGAATCTTCTTGGAAATAGCTGATCAAATTAGAGGTTTAGGGTTGACTATCTTGAAAGGTGTGATGGAAGTTCGTAAAGATAAGATTTGGGCTCGCTTTGCTGTTGAG GCAAACAAGGATGTAACTCGGATGGAAATATTTCTTTCTCTTGTCCATCTTCTGGAACCTAGCACTGGGAGCTCTATTTTGTCAGCAGGTGTTGAGAACACTAGCCTGCCGCGCGATAGTTTCTTTCCATCGTCTATTCCAGCCTCTGGTTTCTCCAACTGCTTGTGA
- the LOC4324795 gene encoding transcription factor LHW isoform X1 has translation MAGAAPLRDSLRRLCTDVGWSYAVFWRATRAADSQRLKLVWGDGHYERAAGAPSISGFEAMDLLLKEKAAALRSGTGRGGGGGEGHAADGAAGHSHDRVDALVHKAMAQQVHVVGEGVIGQAALTGLHRWIVHDIVDECEEEDEVLLEMKGQFCAGIQTIAVIPVLPRGVIQLGSTKMVMEEAAFIDHVRSLFQQLGSSTAVVPCGSFVQDSIMRTPFHKSLGVPTSSHSEDLAGGGNTYNDDMINHQFRHQKSPASTIQSFNPVQQFYAGPTFCRPVTIASRCDLFQPDHGSTFTLNSQSEDNRSTALLKNSVSHSKTSNDAFSHAFNPLNEPNVSISGRRECVSIEQHGSCRNGEMEITIGRTASSSCTGKTNIINKVDDLLSQDCLVGCQASNATSVNRKFQTMSIVDNTKLQDGSYAIPHAALVDSTQYSDCFQSLLGTIQGSSSSNSNAIHVDTSHNAVHGKSNFCPLGDRNAANSSDLAELLASPIPLELTGGNDLFDVLQLQQKPNGSNNSEVNNRQSMPYGSEQAVKSLIGCVDDDFTGLITEADPDQLLDAIVSKIITGHKQNVDTSASCSTTVAGFDRPLHSDCHLYTTGPSSGPIFCNFASVAPVAIKTEGPAAGSRQSSSSIDKSAGCSQTQESYKSQIRLWVENNHSVGSDSLSTGQASDSLSTGQCKRSDEIGKSNRKRSRPGESARPRPKDRQMIQDRIKELREIVPNSAKCSIDTLLEKTIKHMLFLQNVAKHADKLKGSGEPKALHDQHSNFLWSFWRSPGIVSHEEGLLLKDNFEGGATWAFEVGTRSMTCPIIVEDLNPPRQMLVEMLCKERGIFLEIADQIRGLGLTILKGVMEVRKDKIWARFAVEANKDVTRMEIFLSLVHLLEPSTGSSILSAGVENTSLPRDSFFPSSIPASGFSNCL, from the exons ATGGCGGGCGCCGCCCCGCTGCGCgactccctccgccgcctctgcaCCGACGTCGGCTGGTCCTACGCCGTCTTCTGGAGGGCCACCCGCGCCGCCGACTCCCAGCGGTT GAAATTGGTGTGGGGGGATGGGCACTATGAGCGGGCGGCCGGAGCGCCGTCGATCTCCGGCTTCGAGGCCATGGACCTGCTGCTCAAGGAGAAGGCCGCGGCGTTGCGGAGCGGCAccgggcgcggtggtggcggcggcgaggggcacGCGGCTGATGGCGCCGCGGGACACAGCCATGACAGGGTGGACGCGCTCGTGCACAAGGCCATGGCGCAACAGGTCCACGTCGTGGGAGAAGG GGTGATTGGTCAGGCTGCACTGACAGGGTTGCATCGGTGGATCGTTCACGATATTGTTGATGAgtgtgaggaagaagatgag GTATTGCTAGAGATGAAGGGCCAGTTTTGTGCAGGAATACAG ACAATTGCAGTGATACCTGTCCTTCCACGAGGCGTTATTCAGCTTGGCTCCACAAAAATG GTTATGGAGGAAGCAGCATTTATAGATCATGTCAGATCTTTGTTTCAGCAGCTGGGTAGTTCAACTGCAGTTGTTCCGTGTGGTTCCTTTGTACAAGATTCGATTATGAGAACTCCATTTCACAAATCACTTGGTGTGCCTACCTCTTCGCACTCGGAAGACCTTGCTGGTGGTGGAAATACTTATAATGATGACATGATTAACCACCAGTTCAGGCATCAGAAGTCACCAGCCTCGACAATTCAGTCATTTAACCCTGTACAACAGTTCTATGCTGGGCCTACTTTCTGTCGTCCAGTAACTATTGCATCACGTTGTGATCTCTTCCAACCTGACCATGGATCAACCTTTACTTTGAACAGTCAGTCAGAGGACAATAGATCGACAGCTTTACTCAAAAATAGTGTTTCACATTCTAAAACATCAAATGATGCCTTTTCACACGCTTTTAACCCCCTCAATGAACCCAACGTCTCCATTTCAGGCAGAAGAGAGTGTGTAAGCATAGAACAACATGGTTCTTGCCGTAATGGAGAAATGGAAATAACAATAGGCCGCACTGCTTCTTCAAGTTGTACAGGCAAAACAAATATTATCAATAAAGTGGATGATTTGCTGAGTCAGGATTGTTTGGTAGGTTGTCAGGCAAGCAATGCCACATCTGTGAACAGAAAGTTTCAGACAATGTCCATTGTTGATAATACAAAGCTTCAAGATGGTTCTTATGCAATTCCACATGCTGCACTTGTTGACTCTACCCAATATTCAGACTGCTTTCAATCGCTTCTTGGCACAATCCAAGGTAGTTCTTCCAGCAATTCAAATGCAATTCATGTGGATACTTCTCATAATGCTGTCCATGGAAAGAGTAACTTTTGCCCTTTAGGAGATAGGAATGCTGCTAATTCAAGTGACTTGGCTGAACTTCTGGCATCGCCAATACCATTAGAGTTGACTGGGGGAAACGATTTGTTTGATGTACTGCAACTTCAGCAGAAGCCAAATGGTTCAAATAATAGTGAAGTAAACAATCGTCAATCAATGCCTTATGGTTCAGAGCAAGCTGTTAAGTCTCTGATTGGATGTGTGGATGATGATTTCACTGGATTGATCACAGAAGCTGATCCAGACCAGCTCCTGGATGCAATAGTTTCAAAGATAATCACAGGGCACAAGCAGAACGTGGATACCAGTGCTTCTTGTAGTACTACAGTGGCAGGCTTTGACAGACCACTTCATTCTGATTGCCACCTATATACCACAGGACCATCATCAGGGCCAATATTTTGTAATTTTGCCAGTGTTGCTCCTGTAGCAATTAAAACTGAAGGGCCTGCTGCAGGTTCCAGGCAATCATCTTCTAGTATAGATAAATCTGCAGGATGCTCTCAGACACAGGAAAGTTACAAATCACAGATAAGGCTTTGGGTTGAGAATAACCATAGTGTAGGATCAGATAGTCTTTCAACTGGACAAGCATCTGACAGTCTTTCAACTGGACAGTGTAAAAGGAGTGATGAAATAGGTAAATCAAACCGAAAGAGATCTAGACCAGGGGAGAGTGCAAGACCGAGGCCTAAAGATCGGCAAATGATTCAAGACCGTATAAAGGAGCTTCGTGAAATAGTACCTAACAGTGCAAAG TGTAGCATTGATACATTACTGGAGAAGACCATTAAGCATATGCTTTTCTTGCAAAATGTTGCAAAGCATGCTGATAAGTTGAAGGGATCTGGGGAGCCAAAG GCATTACATGATCAACATTCAAATTTCCTATGGTCCTTTTGGAGATCTCCTGGA ATTGTTAGTCATGAAGAAGGTTTGCTCTTGAAAGATAACTTTGAAGGTGGTGCAACCTGGGCCTTTGAAGTTGGTACGCGATCTATGACATGTCCAATCATAgtagaggatctcaatccacCCCGTCAAATGCTTGTGGAG ATGCTTTGTAAAGAGAGAGGAATCTTCTTGGAAATAGCTGATCAAATTAGAGGTTTAGGGTTGACTATCTTGAAAGGTGTGATGGAAGTTCGTAAAGATAAGATTTGGGCTCGCTTTGCTGTTGAG GCAAACAAGGATGTAACTCGGATGGAAATATTTCTTTCTCTTGTCCATCTTCTGGAACCTAGCACTGGGAGCTCTATTTTGTCAGCAGGTGTTGAGAACACTAGCCTGCCGCGCGATAGTTTCTTTCCATCGTCTATTCCAGCCTCTGGTTTCTCCAACTGCTTGTGA
- the LOC4324795 gene encoding transcription factor LHW isoform X4, whose protein sequence is MAGAAPLRDSLRRLCTDVGWSYAVFWRATRAADSQRKLVWGDGHYERAAGAPSISGFEAMDLLLKEKAAALRSGTGRGGGGGEGHAADGAAGHSHDRVDALVHKAMAQQVHVVGEGVIGQAALTGLHRWIVHDIVDECEEEDEVLLEMKGQFCAGIQTIAVIPVLPRGVIQLGSTKMVMEEAAFIDHVRSLFQQLGSSTAVVPCGSFVQDSIMRTPFHKSLGVPTSSHSEDLAGGGNTYNDDMINHQFRHQKSPASTIQSFNPVQQFYAGPTFCRPVTIASRCDLFQPDHGSTFTLNSQSEDNRSTALLKNSVSHSKTSNDAFSHAFNPLNEPNVSISGRRECVSIEQHGSCRNGEMEITIGRTASSSCTGKTNIINKVDDLLSQDCLVGCQASNATSVNRKFQTMSIVDNTKLQDGSYAIPHAALVDSTQYSDCFQSLLGTIQGSSSSNSNAIHVDTSHNAVHGKSNFCPLGDRNAANSSDLAELLASPIPLELTGGNDLFDVLQLQQKPNGSNNSEVNNRQSMPYGSEQAVKSLIGCVDDDFTGLITEADPDQLLDAIVSKIITGHKQNVDTSASCSTTVAGFDRPLHSDCHLYTTGPSSGPIFCNFASVAPVAIKTEGPAAGSRQSSSSIDKSAGCSQTQESYKSQIRLWVENNHSVGSDSLSTGQASDSLSTGQCKRSDEIGKSNRKRSRPGESARPRPKDRQMIQDRIKELREIVPNSAKCSIDTLLEKTIKHMLFLQNVAKHADKLKGSGEPKIVSHEEGLLLKDNFEGGATWAFEVGTRSMTCPIIVEDLNPPRQMLVEMLCKERGIFLEIADQIRGLGLTILKGVMEVRKDKIWARFAVEANKDVTRMEIFLSLVHLLEPSTGSSILSAGVENTSLPRDSFFPSSIPASGFSNCL, encoded by the exons ATGGCGGGCGCCGCCCCGCTGCGCgactccctccgccgcctctgcaCCGACGTCGGCTGGTCCTACGCCGTCTTCTGGAGGGCCACCCGCGCCGCCGACTCCCAGCG GAAATTGGTGTGGGGGGATGGGCACTATGAGCGGGCGGCCGGAGCGCCGTCGATCTCCGGCTTCGAGGCCATGGACCTGCTGCTCAAGGAGAAGGCCGCGGCGTTGCGGAGCGGCAccgggcgcggtggtggcggcggcgaggggcacGCGGCTGATGGCGCCGCGGGACACAGCCATGACAGGGTGGACGCGCTCGTGCACAAGGCCATGGCGCAACAGGTCCACGTCGTGGGAGAAGG GGTGATTGGTCAGGCTGCACTGACAGGGTTGCATCGGTGGATCGTTCACGATATTGTTGATGAgtgtgaggaagaagatgag GTATTGCTAGAGATGAAGGGCCAGTTTTGTGCAGGAATACAG ACAATTGCAGTGATACCTGTCCTTCCACGAGGCGTTATTCAGCTTGGCTCCACAAAAATG GTTATGGAGGAAGCAGCATTTATAGATCATGTCAGATCTTTGTTTCAGCAGCTGGGTAGTTCAACTGCAGTTGTTCCGTGTGGTTCCTTTGTACAAGATTCGATTATGAGAACTCCATTTCACAAATCACTTGGTGTGCCTACCTCTTCGCACTCGGAAGACCTTGCTGGTGGTGGAAATACTTATAATGATGACATGATTAACCACCAGTTCAGGCATCAGAAGTCACCAGCCTCGACAATTCAGTCATTTAACCCTGTACAACAGTTCTATGCTGGGCCTACTTTCTGTCGTCCAGTAACTATTGCATCACGTTGTGATCTCTTCCAACCTGACCATGGATCAACCTTTACTTTGAACAGTCAGTCAGAGGACAATAGATCGACAGCTTTACTCAAAAATAGTGTTTCACATTCTAAAACATCAAATGATGCCTTTTCACACGCTTTTAACCCCCTCAATGAACCCAACGTCTCCATTTCAGGCAGAAGAGAGTGTGTAAGCATAGAACAACATGGTTCTTGCCGTAATGGAGAAATGGAAATAACAATAGGCCGCACTGCTTCTTCAAGTTGTACAGGCAAAACAAATATTATCAATAAAGTGGATGATTTGCTGAGTCAGGATTGTTTGGTAGGTTGTCAGGCAAGCAATGCCACATCTGTGAACAGAAAGTTTCAGACAATGTCCATTGTTGATAATACAAAGCTTCAAGATGGTTCTTATGCAATTCCACATGCTGCACTTGTTGACTCTACCCAATATTCAGACTGCTTTCAATCGCTTCTTGGCACAATCCAAGGTAGTTCTTCCAGCAATTCAAATGCAATTCATGTGGATACTTCTCATAATGCTGTCCATGGAAAGAGTAACTTTTGCCCTTTAGGAGATAGGAATGCTGCTAATTCAAGTGACTTGGCTGAACTTCTGGCATCGCCAATACCATTAGAGTTGACTGGGGGAAACGATTTGTTTGATGTACTGCAACTTCAGCAGAAGCCAAATGGTTCAAATAATAGTGAAGTAAACAATCGTCAATCAATGCCTTATGGTTCAGAGCAAGCTGTTAAGTCTCTGATTGGATGTGTGGATGATGATTTCACTGGATTGATCACAGAAGCTGATCCAGACCAGCTCCTGGATGCAATAGTTTCAAAGATAATCACAGGGCACAAGCAGAACGTGGATACCAGTGCTTCTTGTAGTACTACAGTGGCAGGCTTTGACAGACCACTTCATTCTGATTGCCACCTATATACCACAGGACCATCATCAGGGCCAATATTTTGTAATTTTGCCAGTGTTGCTCCTGTAGCAATTAAAACTGAAGGGCCTGCTGCAGGTTCCAGGCAATCATCTTCTAGTATAGATAAATCTGCAGGATGCTCTCAGACACAGGAAAGTTACAAATCACAGATAAGGCTTTGGGTTGAGAATAACCATAGTGTAGGATCAGATAGTCTTTCAACTGGACAAGCATCTGACAGTCTTTCAACTGGACAGTGTAAAAGGAGTGATGAAATAGGTAAATCAAACCGAAAGAGATCTAGACCAGGGGAGAGTGCAAGACCGAGGCCTAAAGATCGGCAAATGATTCAAGACCGTATAAAGGAGCTTCGTGAAATAGTACCTAACAGTGCAAAG TGTAGCATTGATACATTACTGGAGAAGACCATTAAGCATATGCTTTTCTTGCAAAATGTTGCAAAGCATGCTGATAAGTTGAAGGGATCTGGGGAGCCAAAG ATTGTTAGTCATGAAGAAGGTTTGCTCTTGAAAGATAACTTTGAAGGTGGTGCAACCTGGGCCTTTGAAGTTGGTACGCGATCTATGACATGTCCAATCATAgtagaggatctcaatccacCCCGTCAAATGCTTGTGGAG ATGCTTTGTAAAGAGAGAGGAATCTTCTTGGAAATAGCTGATCAAATTAGAGGTTTAGGGTTGACTATCTTGAAAGGTGTGATGGAAGTTCGTAAAGATAAGATTTGGGCTCGCTTTGCTGTTGAG GCAAACAAGGATGTAACTCGGATGGAAATATTTCTTTCTCTTGTCCATCTTCTGGAACCTAGCACTGGGAGCTCTATTTTGTCAGCAGGTGTTGAGAACACTAGCCTGCCGCGCGATAGTTTCTTTCCATCGTCTATTCCAGCCTCTGGTTTCTCCAACTGCTTGTGA
- the LOC4324795 gene encoding transcription factor LHW isoform X3, with translation MAGAAPLRDSLRRLCTDVGWSYAVFWRATRAADSQRLKLVWGDGHYERAAGAPSISGFEAMDLLLKEKAAALRSGTGRGGGGGEGHAADGAAGHSHDRVDALVHKAMAQQVHVVGEGVIGQAALTGLHRWIVHDIVDECEEEDEVLLEMKGQFCAGIQTIAVIPVLPRGVIQLGSTKMVMEEAAFIDHVRSLFQQLGSSTAVVPCGSFVQDSIMRTPFHKSLGVPTSSHSEDLAGGGNTYNDDMINHQFRHQKSPASTIQSFNPVQQFYAGPTFCRPVTIASRCDLFQPDHGSTFTLNSQSEDNRSTALLKNSVSHSKTSNDAFSHAFNPLNEPNVSISGRRECVSIEQHGSCRNGEMEITIGRTASSSCTGKTNIINKVDDLLSQDCLVGCQASNATSVNRKFQTMSIVDNTKLQDGSYAIPHAALVDSTQYSDCFQSLLGTIQGSSSSNSNAIHVDTSHNAVHGKSNFCPLGDRNAANSSDLAELLASPIPLELTGGNDLFDVLQLQQKPNGSNNSEVNNRQSMPYGSEQAVKSLIGCVDDDFTGLITEADPDQLLDAIVSKIITGHKQNVDTSASCSTTVAGFDRPLHSDCHLYTTGPSSGPIFCNFASVAPVAIKTEGPAAGSRQSSSSIDKSAGCSQTQESYKSQIRLWVENNHSVGSDSLSTGQASDSLSTGQCKRSDEIGKSNRKRSRPGESARPRPKDRQMIQDRIKELREIVPNSAKCSIDTLLEKTIKHMLFLQNVAKHADKLKGSGEPKIVSHEEGLLLKDNFEGGATWAFEVGTRSMTCPIIVEDLNPPRQMLVEMLCKERGIFLEIADQIRGLGLTILKGVMEVRKDKIWARFAVEANKDVTRMEIFLSLVHLLEPSTGSSILSAGVENTSLPRDSFFPSSIPASGFSNCL, from the exons ATGGCGGGCGCCGCCCCGCTGCGCgactccctccgccgcctctgcaCCGACGTCGGCTGGTCCTACGCCGTCTTCTGGAGGGCCACCCGCGCCGCCGACTCCCAGCGGTT GAAATTGGTGTGGGGGGATGGGCACTATGAGCGGGCGGCCGGAGCGCCGTCGATCTCCGGCTTCGAGGCCATGGACCTGCTGCTCAAGGAGAAGGCCGCGGCGTTGCGGAGCGGCAccgggcgcggtggtggcggcggcgaggggcacGCGGCTGATGGCGCCGCGGGACACAGCCATGACAGGGTGGACGCGCTCGTGCACAAGGCCATGGCGCAACAGGTCCACGTCGTGGGAGAAGG GGTGATTGGTCAGGCTGCACTGACAGGGTTGCATCGGTGGATCGTTCACGATATTGTTGATGAgtgtgaggaagaagatgag GTATTGCTAGAGATGAAGGGCCAGTTTTGTGCAGGAATACAG ACAATTGCAGTGATACCTGTCCTTCCACGAGGCGTTATTCAGCTTGGCTCCACAAAAATG GTTATGGAGGAAGCAGCATTTATAGATCATGTCAGATCTTTGTTTCAGCAGCTGGGTAGTTCAACTGCAGTTGTTCCGTGTGGTTCCTTTGTACAAGATTCGATTATGAGAACTCCATTTCACAAATCACTTGGTGTGCCTACCTCTTCGCACTCGGAAGACCTTGCTGGTGGTGGAAATACTTATAATGATGACATGATTAACCACCAGTTCAGGCATCAGAAGTCACCAGCCTCGACAATTCAGTCATTTAACCCTGTACAACAGTTCTATGCTGGGCCTACTTTCTGTCGTCCAGTAACTATTGCATCACGTTGTGATCTCTTCCAACCTGACCATGGATCAACCTTTACTTTGAACAGTCAGTCAGAGGACAATAGATCGACAGCTTTACTCAAAAATAGTGTTTCACATTCTAAAACATCAAATGATGCCTTTTCACACGCTTTTAACCCCCTCAATGAACCCAACGTCTCCATTTCAGGCAGAAGAGAGTGTGTAAGCATAGAACAACATGGTTCTTGCCGTAATGGAGAAATGGAAATAACAATAGGCCGCACTGCTTCTTCAAGTTGTACAGGCAAAACAAATATTATCAATAAAGTGGATGATTTGCTGAGTCAGGATTGTTTGGTAGGTTGTCAGGCAAGCAATGCCACATCTGTGAACAGAAAGTTTCAGACAATGTCCATTGTTGATAATACAAAGCTTCAAGATGGTTCTTATGCAATTCCACATGCTGCACTTGTTGACTCTACCCAATATTCAGACTGCTTTCAATCGCTTCTTGGCACAATCCAAGGTAGTTCTTCCAGCAATTCAAATGCAATTCATGTGGATACTTCTCATAATGCTGTCCATGGAAAGAGTAACTTTTGCCCTTTAGGAGATAGGAATGCTGCTAATTCAAGTGACTTGGCTGAACTTCTGGCATCGCCAATACCATTAGAGTTGACTGGGGGAAACGATTTGTTTGATGTACTGCAACTTCAGCAGAAGCCAAATGGTTCAAATAATAGTGAAGTAAACAATCGTCAATCAATGCCTTATGGTTCAGAGCAAGCTGTTAAGTCTCTGATTGGATGTGTGGATGATGATTTCACTGGATTGATCACAGAAGCTGATCCAGACCAGCTCCTGGATGCAATAGTTTCAAAGATAATCACAGGGCACAAGCAGAACGTGGATACCAGTGCTTCTTGTAGTACTACAGTGGCAGGCTTTGACAGACCACTTCATTCTGATTGCCACCTATATACCACAGGACCATCATCAGGGCCAATATTTTGTAATTTTGCCAGTGTTGCTCCTGTAGCAATTAAAACTGAAGGGCCTGCTGCAGGTTCCAGGCAATCATCTTCTAGTATAGATAAATCTGCAGGATGCTCTCAGACACAGGAAAGTTACAAATCACAGATAAGGCTTTGGGTTGAGAATAACCATAGTGTAGGATCAGATAGTCTTTCAACTGGACAAGCATCTGACAGTCTTTCAACTGGACAGTGTAAAAGGAGTGATGAAATAGGTAAATCAAACCGAAAGAGATCTAGACCAGGGGAGAGTGCAAGACCGAGGCCTAAAGATCGGCAAATGATTCAAGACCGTATAAAGGAGCTTCGTGAAATAGTACCTAACAGTGCAAAG TGTAGCATTGATACATTACTGGAGAAGACCATTAAGCATATGCTTTTCTTGCAAAATGTTGCAAAGCATGCTGATAAGTTGAAGGGATCTGGGGAGCCAAAG ATTGTTAGTCATGAAGAAGGTTTGCTCTTGAAAGATAACTTTGAAGGTGGTGCAACCTGGGCCTTTGAAGTTGGTACGCGATCTATGACATGTCCAATCATAgtagaggatctcaatccacCCCGTCAAATGCTTGTGGAG ATGCTTTGTAAAGAGAGAGGAATCTTCTTGGAAATAGCTGATCAAATTAGAGGTTTAGGGTTGACTATCTTGAAAGGTGTGATGGAAGTTCGTAAAGATAAGATTTGGGCTCGCTTTGCTGTTGAG GCAAACAAGGATGTAACTCGGATGGAAATATTTCTTTCTCTTGTCCATCTTCTGGAACCTAGCACTGGGAGCTCTATTTTGTCAGCAGGTGTTGAGAACACTAGCCTGCCGCGCGATAGTTTCTTTCCATCGTCTATTCCAGCCTCTGGTTTCTCCAACTGCTTGTGA